One region of Glycine max cultivar Williams 82 chromosome 9, Glycine_max_v4.0, whole genome shotgun sequence genomic DNA includes:
- the LOC100782519 gene encoding kinesin-like protein KIN-14I, protein MELMITTRKIVPTLQVEHGLADSDIQVLALNTLNALKHSVKAGPRHIIPGHEEIEALLTRRKLTTIVFFLDETFEEITYDMSTTVVDVVQQLAGLIKLSSYSNFSLFECCKVVTGSKAPDLGNEEYIGLDENKYIGDLLVEFKAAKDPSKGEMLHYKLIFKKKLFRETDEAVIEPMFVQLSYVQMQHDYILGNYPIGRDDAAQLSALQILAEIGFLNTPESCSLGEEICVALQTHINDVMLRRYSKARSVAASGGSLNGDISSNSKPPNMELYEKHVQELSKLIEEFQKNVDQLLEELCVKKKQEEKMQEELDDLKESLKADKQNLDAVTSDCNKLLSLCNEKDKELQAAILNKRNMESRMSKLNIAVIENTAKKDFIFDETVIYA, encoded by the exons ATGGAACTAATGATTACAACAAGAAAAATAGTTCCAACGTTACAGGTAGAACATGGATTGGCTGATTCTGACATCCAAGTCCTTGCATTAAATACATTAAATGCTTTAAAGCATTCTGTCAAGGCTGGTCCCAGACATATAATTCCTGGGCATGAGGAGATTGAAGCTCTGTTGACTAGGAGAAAGCTTACAACAATAGTGTTCTTCCTAGATGAAACATTTGAAGAAATTACATATGACATGTCAACCACAGTTGTCGATGTTGTTCAG CAACTTGCAGGGCTCATTAAGTTGTCATCATATTCCAACTTTAGTCTATTTGAATGTTGTAAAGTTGTTACTGGCTCCAAAGCACCTGATCTTGGGAAT GAGGAGTACATTGGGTTAgatgaaaacaaatatattgGGGATCTCCTGGTGGAATTCAAAGCTGCAAAGGATCCAAGTAAAGGAGAAATGTTGCACTATAAACTCATATTCAAGAAAAAGTTATTTCGTGAGACAGATGAAGCTGTGATAGAGCCTATGTTTGTGCAATTATCTTATGTACAA ATGCAACATGATTATATTTTGGGAAATTACCCTATTGGAAGGGATGATGCTGCTCAACTCTCTGCATTACAAATTTTGGCTGAGATTGGATTTCTTAACACACCAGAATCATGCTCGTTA GGAGAAGAAATTTGTGTAGCTCTTCAGACACATATAAATGATGTAATGTTGCGCCGTTATTCGAAAGCACGATCAGTTGCTGCTAGTGGTGGTTCTCTGAACGGAGACATTTCTAGTAATTCTAAACCTCCTAATATGGAATTATACGAGAAGCATGTTCAAGAATTATCAAAACTTATTgaagaatttcaaaaaaatgttgatcAA TTGCTTGAAGAATTATGTgtgaagaaaaaacaagaagagaaaatgcaagaagaattggatgATTTGAAAGAATCCTTAAAAGCAGATAAGCAAAATCTGGATGCAGTTACAAGTGACTGTAATAAACTTTTATCATTATGCAATGAAAAAGATAAGGAACTACAG GCTGCTATTCTAAACAAAAGGAATATGGAATCTAGGATGTCCAAGTTAAATATTGCAGTGATAGAGAACACTGCcaaaaaggattttattttcGATGAAACTGTTATTTATGCATAG